Genomic segment of Leptospira barantonii:
CGACCGCGCCGATGGCGATTTTTGCGGGAAAGAGTAAAACGGCTCAGGCGGTTCCGAACGGAGGAACGATCACTCTTCCGAACGATCCGACCAATCAGTTGAGAGCTTTGAAGTTGTTTCAAGAATTAGGATTGTTGAAAGTATCTCCCGATGCGAACCCTACGAAGGCTTCCCTTGCCGACGTAACCGAAAATCTTAAGAAACTCGATCTGCGTCCTTTAGAAGCCGCACAACTTCCGAGATCGCTTGAAAGCGCGGAACTCGCCGCGGTAAACGGAAACTTTGCGATCGCTTCCGGTTTGGATCTGACAAAGGCGATTAAACTGGAAACTCTCGCGGAAGAACACAAGAACATCATCGTGGTTCGTTCCAATGAAAAGGAAGTTCCATTCGCTAAGGATCTTGTGGAATCCGTTCATTCTCCCGAGTTTGCAAAGGTGATTGACGCGGACTTTCAAG
This window contains:
- a CDS encoding MetQ/NlpA family ABC transporter substrate-binding protein, with amino-acid sequence MKSIRFGLILLLAVVFLSISVCKKAGTPQLPGDRKSLKIGICPGPYGDLLKKAVFPNLIKKGYKIEIVEFSDYIQPNLALENGDIDANLFQHTVYLNKFSKDKNLNLSPIVSVPTAPMAIFAGKSKTAQAVPNGGTITLPNDPTNQLRALKLFQELGLLKVSPDANPTKASLADVTENLKKLDLRPLEAAQLPRSLESAELAAVNGNFAIASGLDLTKAIKLETLAEEHKNIIVVRSNEKEVPFAKDLVESVHSPEFAKVIDADFQGFQKPDWLLNKK